One window from the genome of Echinicola vietnamensis DSM 17526 encodes:
- a CDS encoding YfhO family protein: protein MQVNFKQQVLPHLLGIVSFYVLIVLYFSPIVFDGKMIFQNDILQWEGSAKEMIDFREETGEEALWTNSMFGGMPAYLVNTEYPGDISRAVISAITLGLPHPINGLFFGMVGMYLLLLSFRVRPAISVMGAWAFAFNTFHMLSLEAGHNAKIWAICLIPLILAGINMAFNGKKLLGFAITALALMLQIRFNHLQITYYTLIVVLIYAIGQLAFYIKEKRLPEFGKIAGILIVGGLIAVGANANRLISVLEYGKYSIRGEKLLEASGENDAGLSKEYAFSWSQGKLESLTLLIPNFSGGASQEGLPDDSNAAEALQQNGVSGAQLTNFLQGAPTYWGDQPFTGGPIYGSVIMAFLFVIGILYAPKRFRNIFVAITVVSLMLAWGKNLAWFNYTLFDYLPGYNKFRAVSMALGITLFAVPVLGCIGLEHLYADQDKQKKTKALLLSIGIVGGFVLLLILLAGAFGYKGAADASFPGWLVDALREDRKAMLRKDALRSLAFIVPSALLVFLAIKGKVNYFYATLGIAILVVADVWTINKRYLNDDSLQKSPSKTYFTPTPADQKVMQDKGYFRVLNLQNTFKEARTSYRFQSVGGYHGAKMRRYQDLIDRVLQPEISQFVKKAQEGNFDYANLPALNMLNTKYILAGNSEKAVFQNPEANGPAWFPQEIIGVSSNEEEINKLSQLNTKTEATLNTNEFSAQPGAGTISLAHHQPNKLVYNVNASKAGLVVFSEIYYPEGWVAEINGEKTDILRTNYLLRGVSVPKGNAEVVFKFEPTAYYRGSFVAVSCQYFIILLLIAGLILPFTKFADYGRKG from the coding sequence ATGCAAGTCAACTTTAAGCAGCAAGTGCTGCCACATCTTCTCGGGATTGTTTCATTTTACGTCCTGATCGTATTATACTTTTCCCCGATCGTTTTTGACGGAAAAATGATCTTCCAAAACGACATTCTCCAGTGGGAAGGTTCCGCCAAGGAAATGATCGATTTCCGTGAAGAAACCGGAGAAGAAGCCCTCTGGACCAACAGCATGTTTGGAGGGATGCCTGCCTATCTGGTCAACACCGAATACCCGGGCGACATCAGCAGGGCAGTGATCAGTGCCATTACCCTTGGACTCCCTCATCCGATCAATGGCCTTTTCTTTGGCATGGTCGGCATGTACTTGCTCTTGCTCAGTTTTAGGGTAAGGCCAGCAATCTCCGTCATGGGGGCATGGGCATTTGCCTTTAACACCTTCCATATGCTTAGCTTGGAAGCCGGCCACAATGCCAAAATATGGGCCATTTGCCTGATCCCTTTGATTTTGGCAGGGATCAACATGGCTTTCAATGGAAAAAAACTACTGGGCTTCGCCATCACGGCCTTGGCCCTCATGCTCCAAATCCGCTTCAACCACCTTCAGATCACCTATTACACGCTGATTGTGGTGCTGATTTACGCCATTGGCCAACTGGCGTTTTACATCAAAGAGAAAAGATTACCTGAATTTGGTAAAATTGCCGGGATACTAATAGTCGGTGGACTCATCGCGGTCGGTGCCAATGCCAATCGGCTGATCTCGGTACTGGAGTATGGAAAATACTCTATTCGCGGGGAAAAGTTGTTGGAAGCTTCCGGAGAAAATGACGCTGGACTTAGCAAAGAATATGCTTTCAGCTGGTCTCAGGGAAAGCTGGAATCCCTGACCCTGCTGATCCCCAACTTCTCAGGGGGAGCCAGCCAGGAAGGCTTACCTGATGACTCCAACGCCGCAGAAGCACTTCAACAAAACGGGGTATCGGGCGCTCAGCTCACCAACTTTCTTCAAGGCGCACCTACCTATTGGGGAGACCAGCCCTTTACCGGCGGCCCCATTTATGGCAGTGTCATCATGGCATTCCTATTTGTGATCGGCATCCTTTACGCGCCAAAACGCTTTAGAAATATTTTTGTGGCCATTACGGTGGTATCGCTGATGTTGGCGTGGGGCAAAAACTTGGCTTGGTTTAACTATACACTATTTGATTATCTTCCGGGCTATAACAAGTTCAGAGCCGTTTCCATGGCCTTGGGCATCACCTTGTTTGCTGTGCCTGTTTTGGGATGTATTGGCCTGGAGCATTTGTATGCCGACCAAGACAAACAAAAGAAAACTAAAGCACTGCTGCTTTCTATTGGCATAGTGGGCGGGTTTGTCCTGCTGCTGATCCTACTGGCAGGAGCATTTGGATACAAAGGCGCCGCAGACGCCAGCTTCCCGGGATGGCTGGTCGATGCCTTGCGCGAAGACAGAAAAGCCATGCTCCGCAAAGATGCCCTGAGAAGCTTGGCCTTTATCGTTCCGAGTGCCTTATTGGTTTTCCTTGCCATCAAAGGGAAGGTGAACTACTTCTATGCCACATTGGGAATTGCCATCTTAGTCGTAGCGGATGTCTGGACCATTAACAAGCGATATCTAAACGACGATTCCCTACAGAAAAGCCCTAGCAAAACGTATTTTACCCCTACGCCAGCAGACCAAAAGGTCATGCAGGACAAGGGCTATTTCCGAGTGCTCAACCTCCAAAACACCTTTAAAGAAGCCCGCACCAGCTATCGCTTTCAAAGCGTTGGCGGTTATCATGGAGCCAAAATGAGGCGCTATCAGGATTTAATAGACAGGGTGCTACAGCCGGAAATTTCGCAATTTGTCAAAAAGGCACAGGAGGGAAACTTTGATTATGCAAACCTCCCCGCCCTAAACATGCTCAACACCAAATACATCCTGGCCGGAAACAGTGAAAAAGCCGTCTTCCAAAACCCTGAAGCCAATGGCCCAGCTTGGTTCCCACAGGAGATTATCGGCGTAAGCAGCAATGAAGAAGAAATCAACAAACTCTCCCAATTAAACACCAAAACCGAAGCTACCCTAAACACCAATGAATTCAGCGCTCAGCCAGGGGCGGGTACCATTTCCCTGGCACACCACCAGCCCAACAAACTGGTATATAACGTAAATGCCTCCAAAGCGGGTCTAGTAGTATTTTCCGAAATCTATTATCCCGAAGGGTGGGTCGCCGAAATAAATGGTGAAAAAACAGATATATTACGTACAAACTACCTATTGAGAGGTGTTTCAGTTCCTAAAGGAAACGCAGAAGTGGTTTTCAAATTTGAACCAACCGCCTATTATCGTGGTTCCTTTGTTGCGGTTTCATGCCAATATTTTATTATATTACTCCTAATTGCTGGGCTAATATTACCGTTCACAAAATTTGCTGACTATGGAAGAAAAGGATAA
- a CDS encoding SAM-dependent methyltransferase, whose amino-acid sequence MEEKDKYISFYDQFSTDSRKQEISALNVSILDKLVAEGLKSNHKVIEGGCGLGELSHLLANKVKNGKVLGVDINEDTVQRASELWKKQKNLSFVKAEMKAFENRGETYDFFVLTDILQQITTDKHLRLFEAVRRHSHEDTTIFIHLPTPRFSEWRAYNDPESLQFIEPSVNIAGLVESLTVNDFYLEKAVSYNVFYEENDFQYFIFKPLTRIAAPTPKKKWANLKEKLPNNLLGLL is encoded by the coding sequence ATGGAAGAAAAGGATAAATACATTAGTTTTTATGATCAATTTTCTACGGATTCCAGAAAACAGGAAATCAGTGCACTAAACGTAAGTATTCTGGATAAATTAGTAGCAGAGGGGCTTAAATCCAATCACAAAGTCATCGAAGGCGGCTGTGGCTTGGGAGAACTCAGTCATCTTTTGGCAAATAAGGTTAAAAACGGCAAAGTACTTGGTGTAGACATCAATGAGGACACGGTCCAGCGGGCATCCGAGCTATGGAAAAAGCAGAAGAACTTGAGCTTTGTGAAGGCAGAAATGAAGGCCTTTGAAAACCGTGGAGAAACGTATGACTTTTTCGTATTGACAGACATTCTTCAGCAGATCACCACGGACAAGCACCTTCGGCTGTTTGAGGCTGTAAGGAGGCATTCCCATGAAGACACCACCATATTCATCCACCTTCCTACCCCCCGGTTTTCGGAATGGAGGGCGTACAATGACCCGGAAAGCCTACAATTTATCGAGCCTTCCGTAAACATCGCTGGGCTGGTAGAAAGCCTAACCGTAAATGATTTTTACTTGGAAAAGGCCGTTTCTTACAATGTCTTTTATGAGGAAAATGATTTTCAATATTTTATCTTCAAACCGCTGACAAGAATCGCGGCCCCTACCCCGAAGAAAAAGTGGGCAAACCTAAAAGAAAAATTGCCAAACAACTTATTGGGCTTGTTATAG
- a CDS encoding glycosyltransferase encodes MLDYCVIIPAHNEAQYLPLLLDSLTQQALLPKQSVIVNDHSTDETEAIIDRYSKKFPWITKVNSQTEASRLPGSKVVAAFDKGLKEIDQPYDFIVKLDADLILPVNYFQEVAKIFHQCPKAGMVGGFAYEKDGAEWKLNHPMGKDHIRGAFKAYRRTCFEKMGGLRCSIGWDTIDELLARYHGFDVVTVPTLKVKHLRPTGSAYSQKAKYLQGQAMYKMRYGLGIAFLSMAKVSWRQKKPGYLLDSMIGYVSSYFNGIQRAVSAEEGKFIRSYRWKNIFQKISGK; translated from the coding sequence ATGTTAGATTATTGTGTTATCATTCCTGCGCACAACGAGGCGCAGTATTTACCTTTATTGCTTGACTCCCTGACCCAACAGGCGTTGCTCCCCAAGCAATCGGTTATCGTCAATGATCACTCCACTGATGAAACCGAAGCCATCATCGATCGGTATTCGAAAAAATTCCCTTGGATCACCAAGGTAAATAGCCAAACAGAAGCCTCCCGTCTTCCGGGAAGTAAAGTGGTGGCAGCATTTGACAAAGGACTGAAGGAAATAGATCAACCTTATGATTTTATTGTCAAGTTGGATGCAGACTTAATCCTCCCTGTCAATTATTTTCAGGAAGTTGCCAAGATCTTTCATCAATGTCCAAAGGCCGGAATGGTAGGAGGATTTGCCTATGAAAAAGATGGTGCAGAATGGAAGCTTAACCACCCAATGGGCAAGGACCATATCAGAGGAGCGTTTAAAGCATACCGGAGGACCTGTTTTGAGAAAATGGGCGGACTGCGATGCTCCATCGGTTGGGATACGATCGATGAATTGCTGGCGCGCTACCATGGCTTTGACGTCGTCACGGTTCCAACGCTGAAAGTAAAGCATTTACGTCCCACGGGGAGTGCCTATTCCCAAAAAGCCAAATACCTGCAAGGCCAGGCCATGTACAAAATGCGCTATGGTCTGGGCATTGCATTTCTGTCCATGGCAAAGGTCAGCTGGAGGCAAAAAAAACCGGGGTACCTCTTGGACAGCATGATCGGTTATGTCTCTTCCTATTTCAATGGAATCCAACGTGCGGTCTCTGCAGAAGAGGGAAAATTCATCCGTTCGTACAGATGGAAAAACATCTTTCAAAAGATCAGCGGTAAATAA
- a CDS encoding class I SAM-dependent methyltransferase — protein MAHPIIQQLQLAQTKSILPNSNWQRDKGAGWEYLRYRICRPLIKGVFYYFRWRNKPCPWFAPSAVNFLKDWLKQDMVGLEFGSGSSSKFFASRIQKLVSIEHHKGWYTHVHQWMDENGLENIDYRYIAEKSGFEPQAPPHFFDRLQLIEKDYRYKKEFWDYFHVSDEFEDRTFDFILVDGRARVACLLNSLPKLKPGGLMILDNSDRPSYQLAFKVLKDWEHFTCTTGLSDTTFWIKP, from the coding sequence ATGGCACATCCCATCATCCAACAACTCCAACTTGCCCAAACAAAAAGCATTCTTCCCAATTCCAATTGGCAAAGAGACAAAGGCGCCGGGTGGGAATATCTCCGGTACAGGATTTGTCGGCCCTTGATCAAAGGAGTATTTTACTACTTTCGCTGGAGAAACAAGCCCTGTCCGTGGTTTGCTCCATCTGCAGTGAATTTCCTAAAAGACTGGCTAAAGCAGGACATGGTTGGTCTGGAGTTTGGCAGCGGGTCCAGCAGTAAGTTTTTTGCCTCCCGAATCCAAAAGCTGGTCAGTATCGAGCACCATAAAGGCTGGTACACGCATGTGCACCAATGGATGGATGAAAACGGCTTGGAAAATATCGATTACCGGTACATTGCAGAAAAGAGTGGTTTTGAACCTCAAGCTCCACCGCATTTCTTCGACAGACTTCAGCTGATAGAAAAAGACTACCGCTATAAAAAAGAATTTTGGGACTACTTTCATGTGTCCGATGAATTTGAAGATCGAACGTTTGATTTCATCTTGGTAGACGGCCGTGCACGGGTGGCCTGTCTGCTCAACTCCCTGCCAAAGCTAAAACCAGGCGGCTTGATGATCTTGGACAATTCGGACCGACCAAGCTACCAACTGGCCTTTAAGGTATTGAAGGATTGGGAGCATTTTACCTGTACGACCGGGCTTTCGGACACCACTTTTTGGATCAAACCGTAA
- a CDS encoding lipopolysaccharide biosynthesis protein: protein MGSIRTQSSQTTIIAYAGILIGFVGSALLRPKILSEGEIGLLQLVLNTTALFASIFTLGTNLTTLKMMPEFKSSPEKQKRFITFSLLVGLIGLALAIPAFSLTKAFIFQTQDGGFAGFDYNKEFYIGILAVIGLRIFQYILDAYLRTNHQPLPGVFADSIIQKTLPILALILYYFHWIDFQQLIYFNLAIFILPVTISFIMLKRAKVFSLGKPGPFTPAEKKTIAGISSAGILELLSGGLILYIDTYMVQWLMGEDAVGIYTTLFFFGVVISVPAKAIRRVSIVTISESMAKGDYSTIQSIYKKSSQTLLVIGGLLFLGIWCNRYSVGMYLGESYAAAIPVLLFIALAQLVDCVTSVNYQIIAVSKHYYYNLFMGFLTLALLIATNYLLIPVMGVTGAAVASLISMTLINGLRYLFLRKKYHLSPFTIENLKTILIIAGVWALTDWIPNVENIYLNLIMKGLIVLVLYIPSVYLANCSPDFNVVVDKYLRKIGFRP, encoded by the coding sequence ATGGGCAGCATCAGGACACAATCTTCACAAACGACCATCATTGCCTATGCAGGTATTCTGATCGGGTTTGTGGGCTCTGCCTTGTTGCGTCCCAAGATCCTTTCCGAAGGTGAAATCGGCCTGTTGCAATTGGTGCTGAATACCACCGCCCTGTTTGCTTCCATCTTTACGTTGGGCACCAATCTCACCACGCTGAAGATGATGCCTGAATTCAAGTCCAGCCCAGAAAAGCAAAAGCGGTTTATCACGTTCTCGCTATTGGTGGGACTGATCGGACTGGCACTGGCCATCCCTGCATTTTCCCTAACCAAAGCATTTATCTTCCAAACTCAAGACGGAGGCTTTGCTGGCTTCGATTATAACAAGGAATTTTACATAGGTATTCTGGCCGTCATAGGCCTAAGGATTTTCCAATATATCTTGGATGCTTACCTCCGTACCAATCATCAGCCCCTTCCAGGGGTCTTTGCGGACAGCATCATCCAAAAAACATTGCCTATTTTAGCCTTGATCCTCTATTATTTCCACTGGATTGATTTTCAGCAGCTCATCTATTTCAATTTGGCCATTTTTATCTTGCCCGTCACCATCTCCTTCATCATGCTCAAACGGGCAAAGGTCTTTTCTCTGGGAAAGCCGGGTCCTTTTACCCCGGCAGAAAAAAAGACCATTGCCGGAATTTCCTCGGCAGGTATTTTAGAACTTTTAAGTGGTGGATTGATCCTGTACATTGACACGTATATGGTACAGTGGCTGATGGGAGAAGATGCCGTGGGGATTTATACCACCTTGTTCTTCTTTGGTGTCGTCATCAGCGTTCCCGCCAAGGCTATCAGAAGAGTATCCATCGTCACCATTTCGGAATCCATGGCAAAGGGCGATTATTCGACCATTCAGTCCATATACAAAAAGAGTAGCCAGACCCTTTTGGTGATAGGTGGTTTGTTGTTTTTGGGCATCTGGTGCAATCGCTACAGTGTTGGGATGTACCTAGGCGAAAGCTATGCTGCTGCCATTCCGGTCTTACTGTTTATCGCGCTGGCGCAATTGGTGGACTGTGTTACCTCCGTCAACTATCAGATCATTGCCGTTTCCAAGCACTATTATTACAACCTGTTCATGGGATTTTTGACCTTGGCCTTGCTGATCGCCACCAATTACCTTTTGATTCCTGTAATGGGCGTCACTGGAGCAGCCGTGGCTTCCCTTATCAGCATGACCTTGATCAACGGCCTTCGTTACCTCTTTTTGCGTAAAAAGTACCACCTCAGCCCTTTCACCATCGAAAACCTCAAAACCATTCTGATTATTGCAGGCGTGTGGGCCCTTACCGATTGGATCCCCAATGTGGAAAATATCTACCTCAATTTGATCATGAAAGGCCTTATCGTCCTCGTGCTTTACATCCCCTCTGTGTATTTGGCCAACTGCTCGCCTGACTTCAATGTCGTGGTCGATAAGTATTTGAGGAAAATTGGCTTTCGCCCATAA
- a CDS encoding DegT/DnrJ/EryC1/StrS family aminotransferase, whose amino-acid sequence MSRSIPFLELAPMHRDLADELKAKFAALLEKGLFSGGEEVEVLASSMQEFLKVPYAIPCANGTDALELALRALEVGPGDEVIVPALTWVSTAEVVKMVGANLVFCDVDADGLMDLTLLPSVISPNTKAVIPVHLYGKMMDMKSLAAIAQKTGIKVIEDAAQAFGAFQGGKSAGAYGDIGCFSFYPTKNLGALGEAGMLTSHDGGLSERLRLLLNHGQPQRDVHELIGRNSRIDTLQAAFLNVKLSYFTPWQQRRKALAKLYLDHLQHLKGIKVPSSILQENHNAHLFTIQTNQRDALKECLSKKGIGTAIHYPLPVPAMKPFGEIDAFPVAARIGKTTLSLPLHPYLREDEVRYVCEEVQRFFNKA is encoded by the coding sequence ATGAGCAGATCGATACCATTTCTTGAACTGGCCCCCATGCACCGGGATCTGGCTGATGAGCTGAAGGCGAAGTTTGCGGCGCTGCTGGAAAAGGGACTGTTTTCCGGGGGTGAGGAAGTCGAGGTATTGGCGTCCTCCATGCAGGAGTTTTTAAAGGTTCCTTACGCCATTCCCTGTGCCAATGGCACCGATGCCTTGGAATTGGCCTTGAGGGCCTTGGAAGTAGGGCCTGGTGATGAGGTGATCGTGCCGGCATTGACCTGGGTGTCCACTGCAGAAGTGGTAAAAATGGTGGGAGCCAACCTGGTTTTTTGTGATGTGGATGCCGATGGCTTGATGGATTTGACCCTTCTTCCCTCGGTCATCTCCCCAAATACCAAGGCAGTGATCCCAGTGCACCTGTACGGGAAGATGATGGATATGAAGTCACTTGCAGCGATAGCCCAAAAGACTGGAATCAAAGTGATAGAAGATGCTGCACAAGCCTTTGGCGCTTTCCAAGGAGGCAAAAGTGCCGGGGCTTATGGTGATATAGGTTGCTTTAGCTTTTATCCCACCAAAAACTTGGGGGCACTGGGCGAGGCTGGGATGCTGACAAGTCATGATGGGGGACTATCGGAAAGACTACGGTTGTTATTGAACCATGGTCAGCCCCAGCGGGACGTGCATGAGCTTATTGGCCGGAACAGTCGGATCGACACCCTTCAGGCTGCTTTTCTGAACGTGAAGCTGTCCTATTTTACGCCTTGGCAGCAAAGGCGAAAGGCCTTGGCAAAGCTTTACCTTGACCATTTGCAGCACCTTAAAGGAATCAAGGTACCGTCCAGTATCCTTCAGGAGAACCATAATGCTCACCTTTTTACCATCCAGACAAACCAGCGGGATGCCCTTAAGGAATGCTTGTCCAAAAAGGGGATTGGAACGGCCATTCATTACCCGCTTCCTGTGCCGGCTATGAAGCCTTTTGGGGAAATTGATGCATTTCCAGTGGCCGCCCGGATCGGGAAAACCACCCTTTCGCTTCCCTTACATCCTTATCTCAGAGAGGATGAGGTTAGGTACGTTTGTGAAGAGGTTCAACGATTTTTTAATAAAGCTTGA
- a CDS encoding glycosyltransferase family 4 protein — protein MENKNKVLIITYYWPPSAGSGVQRWLKFSKYLPEFGWEPVIFTPENPDFDLKDETMQKEVSPHWEVIKFPIWEPYGVFRFLKKKKEGKAADPSKLIEKRKKNWFDQTAIWLRANAIVPDPRVFWVKPSVEFLEEVINKNGIKAIITTGPPHSMHLIGRNLKRKTGLPWIADFRDPWSTWEFLDTLPMMKSIRKRHEKLERSVFREAEKVVTISPTFQDELQKIAHRDIDLITNGFDSTDLPSGFKQEKETGGDFEIVYTGIIDAIRNPIPFLKAFKQAFMHAKRGVKLTFVGHVSEKVTHVIEEDNWLSQHVEFAGYVPHEQVFSFYERADMLLLILTNTKNAKGNIPGKLFEYIATGRTIIALGDPMGDAAKIISEAGAGRVFSHEAVQEVEAYLSDQANASRSQGGSRDISRFERKTLTKKLAQLLNEQIDTIS, from the coding sequence ATGGAGAACAAAAATAAGGTGTTGATCATTACCTATTATTGGCCACCAAGTGCAGGGTCTGGTGTTCAGCGATGGTTGAAATTTTCGAAGTATTTACCGGAATTTGGCTGGGAGCCAGTGATCTTTACACCGGAGAATCCTGATTTTGATCTAAAAGATGAGACCATGCAGAAAGAGGTGTCTCCCCATTGGGAAGTCATCAAGTTTCCGATTTGGGAGCCCTATGGCGTGTTTCGATTCTTGAAGAAGAAAAAGGAAGGAAAAGCAGCCGATCCTTCCAAATTGATCGAAAAGCGGAAAAAGAATTGGTTTGACCAGACGGCCATTTGGCTGCGCGCCAATGCCATCGTGCCTGATCCGAGGGTGTTTTGGGTAAAGCCCTCCGTGGAGTTTTTGGAAGAAGTGATAAACAAGAATGGCATAAAGGCGATCATTACCACAGGCCCTCCCCACAGCATGCACCTGATCGGCAGGAACCTGAAGCGGAAGACGGGACTTCCTTGGATTGCCGATTTTAGGGATCCGTGGTCCACGTGGGAGTTTTTGGATACCCTTCCCATGATGAAGTCCATCAGAAAGCGGCATGAAAAGCTGGAAAGATCCGTTTTTAGGGAAGCAGAAAAAGTGGTGACCATTTCCCCTACGTTTCAGGACGAACTCCAGAAAATAGCCCACCGCGACATCGACTTGATCACCAATGGTTTTGATTCTACCGATCTTCCTAGCGGCTTTAAGCAAGAAAAGGAAACGGGTGGAGATTTTGAAATTGTCTATACGGGCATCATTGATGCGATACGTAATCCCATTCCATTTTTGAAAGCATTCAAGCAGGCTTTTATGCATGCGAAGCGGGGGGTGAAATTGACCTTTGTGGGACATGTCAGTGAGAAGGTGACCCATGTTATCGAAGAAGACAACTGGTTGTCGCAGCATGTGGAGTTTGCCGGATATGTGCCCCATGAGCAAGTTTTTTCTTTTTATGAACGAGCAGACATGCTGCTGTTGATCCTCACCAACACCAAGAACGCCAAGGGAAATATTCCCGGAAAATTATTTGAGTACATTGCCACAGGGAGAACCATTATCGCCTTGGGGGATCCGATGGGAGATGCAGCCAAAATCATTTCTGAAGCCGGGGCAGGGCGGGTGTTTTCTCATGAGGCCGTCCAGGAAGTGGAAGCTTACCTTTCGGACCAGGCCAATGCCTCACGGTCCCAGGGAGGAAGCCGTGACATTTCACGGTTTGAACGCAAAACATTGACCAAAAAATTAGCCCAATTGCTAAATGAGCAGATCGATACCATTTCTTGA
- a CDS encoding glycosyltransferase family 4 protein, translating to MPKLIRITTVPLSLKLLLSGQMKYMKAAGWDVQMVSADGKEVNEVTAKEGCEHHSIPFTRQITPLQDLVCLWKLYQFLKVEQPDIVHTHTPKAGLLGMIAAKLAGIKIRIHTVAGLPYVVTKDNKRKMLENAERWTFKYATHVWPNAHSLKAFIEKEQLARPEKLEVLGNGSSNGVDIARFSRENLKENHLVAATMRVMPGESDFIILAVGRLVKDKGIQELVEAFLKSRIVNKSKLVLLGDYEQHLDPLDEDIVRKIADHPRIVQVSWSDHVEHYMAISDVLVHASHREGFPNVILEAGAMQVPVICSDIPGSSDLVQNKKTGLVFPVKSVSVLKDALEFAFVKRESMQLLADALHKEVVAHFDRKKMHALLLEKYQSLMEKK from the coding sequence ATGCCAAAGCTGATACGAATTACCACTGTTCCGCTTTCCCTTAAATTGCTGCTTTCCGGTCAAATGAAATACATGAAAGCGGCAGGTTGGGATGTGCAGATGGTGAGTGCAGATGGAAAAGAAGTCAATGAAGTCACCGCTAAGGAAGGGTGTGAGCACCACAGCATTCCATTTACCCGTCAAATCACTCCCTTGCAGGACCTGGTATGCCTTTGGAAATTATATCAATTTTTGAAAGTGGAGCAACCGGATATTGTCCATACCCATACGCCTAAAGCTGGCCTTTTGGGCATGATCGCTGCCAAACTTGCGGGAATAAAGATCCGCATCCATACGGTAGCTGGATTGCCCTATGTGGTGACCAAGGACAATAAGCGTAAAATGTTGGAAAATGCCGAACGTTGGACATTTAAATATGCCACTCATGTCTGGCCTAACGCCCATTCGCTAAAGGCATTTATCGAAAAAGAGCAGCTTGCACGCCCGGAAAAGCTGGAGGTTTTGGGAAATGGTTCTTCCAATGGCGTGGATATCGCACGATTTAGCCGTGAAAATCTTAAGGAAAACCATTTGGTGGCAGCGACAATGCGTGTAATGCCCGGGGAAAGTGACTTTATCATTTTGGCCGTGGGCAGGTTGGTGAAGGATAAAGGCATTCAAGAATTGGTGGAGGCCTTTCTTAAATCCCGGATAGTAAATAAGTCCAAGCTGGTGTTGTTGGGAGATTATGAACAGCACTTGGATCCATTGGATGAGGATATCGTCAGGAAGATAGCCGATCATCCCAGAATAGTGCAAGTCAGCTGGTCAGATCATGTGGAGCATTATATGGCCATATCCGATGTGCTCGTGCATGCATCTCACCGAGAGGGCTTCCCCAATGTGATTTTGGAAGCTGGAGCCATGCAAGTGCCGGTGATCTGTTCTGATATTCCCGGCAGTAGTGATCTTGTACAGAATAAGAAAACAGGGTTGGTATTCCCCGTAAAAAGCGTATCTGTGCTGAAGGATGCTTTGGAATTTGCTTTTGTCAAACGGGAAAGCATGCAGCTACTGGCGGATGCGCTGCATAAAGAGGTGGTAGCGCATTTCGACCGCAAGAAGATGCATGCCCTGCTGTTGGAAAAATACCAAAGCTTGATGGAGAAGAAGTGA